In one Mus pahari unplaced genomic scaffold, PAHARI_EIJ_v1.1 scaffold_11690_1, whole genome shotgun sequence genomic region, the following are encoded:
- the LOC110314689 gene encoding vomeronasal type-2 receptor 116-like isoform X6 has translation MKKMCALTISLLLLKFSLILCCLTDPVCFWRIKNSEYNDRDLQSECGFYLSTRKIPVEDDFYNAELDFRIPASEYEFVLVMFFAIDEINKNPDLLPNVSLMFSLIAGDCQNSLGILDILYTNDDKFYVNYVCEVDDSCGIDLTGPLWKTSLKLAINSWTPKXFFGPFNPNLSDHDRFPNVHQVATKDTYLSHGMVSLMLHFRWTWIGLVVSDDDQGIQLHSDLREESQRHGICLAFVNVIPETMKIYMTRGNIYDKQIMTSSAKVVIIYGEMNSTLEISFRRWLDLGAQRIWITTSQWDVITNKKDFSLDLFHGTVTFAHHKGEIDKLRDFMQTMNTSKYPINISESVLGWNYFNCSVSKNSIKMDYFTFKNTLEWTALHKCDMALSDEGYNLYNAVYAAAHTYHEHILQEVESQEMAEDKRDYTECQQIWNSV, from the exons atgaagaaaatgtgtgctttaaCTATTTCACTTTTGCTTCTGAAGTTTTCTCTCATCTTGTGCTGTTTGACAGATCCCGTTTGCTTTTGGAGGATAAAAAATAGTGAATATAATGATAGAGATTTGCAAAGTGAGTGTGGTTTTTACCTTTCGACAAGGAAGATACCTGTTGAGGACGATTTTTATAATGCAGAGTTAGATTTTAG AATACCAGCAAGTGAATACGAGTTTGTTCTGGTAATGTTTTTTGCTATTGATGAGATCAACAAGAATCCTGATCTTTTACCAAACGTGTCTTTGATGTTCTCTCTCATTGCTGGTGACTGTCAAAATTCACTGGGAATTCTGGATATACTATATACAAATGACGATAAGTTTTATGTTAATTATGTCTGTGAAGTAGATGATTCATGTGGAATAGACCTTACAGGACCATTATGGAAAACATCCTTAAAACTGGCAATTAATTCTTGGACACCAAAG NttttctttggaccatttaaTCCTAACCTGAGTGACCATGACCGTTTTCCCAATGTCCATCAGGTAGCCACCAAGGACACATATTTATCCCATGGCATGGTCTCCTTGATGCTTCATTTTAGATGGACTTGGATAGGACTGGTTGTCTCAGATGATGACCAGGGTATTCAGCTTCACTCAGATTTAAGAGAAGAAAGCCAAAGGCATGGTATTTGTTTAGCTTTTGTGAATGTGATCCCAGAAACCATGAAGATATACATGACAAGGGGTAACATATATGATAAACAAATTATGACATCTTCAGCAAAGGTTGTTATCATTTATGGTGAAATGAACTCTACACTAGAAATTAGTTTTAGAAGATGGTTAGATTTAGGTGCTCAGAGGATCTGGATCACAACCTCACAATGGGATGTCAtcacaaataaaaaagatttcaGCCTTGATCTCTTCCATGGTACTGTAACTTTTGCACACCACAAAGGTGAGATTGATAAACTTAGGGATTTTATGCAAACAATGAACACTTCCAAATACCCAATAAACATTTCTGAGTCAGTACTGGGgtggaattattttaattgttcagTCTCTAAGAACAGCATTAAAATGGATTATTTCACATTCAAAAACACATTGGAATGGACAGCACTGCACAAATGTGACATGGCCCTGAGTGATGAAGGTTACAATTTGTATAATGCTGTTTATGCTGCGGCCCACACCTATCACGAACACATTCTTCAAGAAGTAGAGTCTCAAGAAATGGCAGAAGACAAAAGAGACTACACTGAATGTCAGCAG ATATGGAACAGTGTGTGA